A region from the Tahibacter amnicola genome encodes:
- a CDS encoding CHC2 zinc finger domain-containing protein — protein sequence MARIPDAEIDRLKLEVSLVRLVEASGVTLKAHGKDRIGRCPFHDDKTPSLVVSPKSNLWHCLGACQAGGSVIDWVMRSESISFREAVERLRQETGVAPPTVIEAPPPRMGVMLEDDQTLLRRVLDYYHATLQQSPEALAYLEARGLTHPDLIESFQLGFANRTLGYQLPDKNVKAGATIRGALERMGVYRDSGHEHFNGSLVIPVITPDGAITELYGRKVTRDTKLRAGTPLHLYLPGPHRGVFNEAGLIGQEEVILCEALIDALTFWCAGYRNVTSSYGIEGFTDDILTAFHRHGIKRVLIAYDADEAGNSAAEKLSARLIAEGFDTYRCRFPKGMDANAYAVSVQPASKSLGLVIRQAEWLGNGQPPQRTETVPMVETPAVPAELPSLVAASAPETDEAAAPELPAHRVPPSVPPVPVEIVNDEVRITLGDRGYVVRGVEKNLSYEQLKVWIKATCGSFVHIDTVELYAAKQRGGWIKQASAELGISEEAARSDLAAVLRVVEQRQDELIRQKLKPAEASSAPTLTPDQHNAGLTLLRDPDLIERIVRDVEATGVVGEASNALVAYLACVSRKLEKPLAILIQSTSAAGKSTLMDALLALMPESERVHYSAMTGQSLFYLGETSMKHKILAIAEEEGVRQAAYALKVLQSQGELTIASTGKDPTTGQLVTQEYRVEGPVMLFLTTTAIDIDEELLNRCLVLTINESREQTAAIQAKQRSGRTLEGLLAKARTDDLLAAHRAAQALLRPLAVVNPFAEQLTFASDRVRLRRDHAKYLALIDSIALLHQYQRPVRSVVHGGKTVEYIEVSAADIALANRLAHDVLGRSLDELPPPTRRLLSQAVAYVDTCAQAQAIPRTGVRFTRRALREHTGLSEAQVRVHLDRLVELEYVLAHAGRNGQRFVYELVFDGDVQRSAPQLMGLASVGTTVNLAAGSTDLVGTSWPARGDLVATSRTIETARIASVAAGSSSLVAAVEQNAPLTGEKTPSSYRNGVSYPLPPVVEH from the coding sequence ATGGCCCGCATCCCCGACGCAGAAATCGATCGCCTTAAGCTGGAGGTGTCCCTGGTTCGCCTGGTGGAAGCCAGCGGAGTGACGCTCAAGGCCCACGGCAAGGATCGGATCGGACGGTGCCCGTTCCACGACGACAAGACGCCGTCCTTGGTGGTGTCGCCGAAGTCGAACCTGTGGCATTGCCTGGGTGCGTGCCAGGCCGGCGGCTCGGTGATCGACTGGGTGATGCGGTCGGAGTCGATCTCGTTCCGCGAGGCGGTGGAGCGGCTGCGGCAGGAAACGGGCGTGGCCCCGCCGACGGTGATTGAAGCACCGCCGCCGCGCATGGGTGTGATGCTGGAAGACGATCAGACGCTGCTGCGCCGCGTGCTGGACTACTACCACGCCACGCTCCAGCAAAGCCCGGAGGCGTTGGCGTATCTGGAAGCACGTGGGCTGACGCATCCGGATCTGATCGAGTCCTTCCAGCTCGGCTTTGCCAACCGCACGCTGGGCTATCAGCTGCCCGACAAGAACGTCAAGGCCGGTGCGACGATCCGCGGCGCGCTGGAACGCATGGGTGTGTATCGCGACAGCGGTCACGAGCACTTCAACGGTTCGTTGGTCATTCCGGTGATCACGCCTGACGGTGCCATCACCGAGCTGTACGGCCGCAAGGTCACGCGTGATACGAAGCTGCGCGCCGGTACACCCTTGCACCTGTACTTGCCCGGCCCGCACCGTGGCGTGTTCAACGAAGCGGGCTTGATCGGGCAGGAAGAAGTGATCCTGTGTGAAGCCTTGATCGATGCGCTGACGTTCTGGTGTGCGGGCTATCGCAACGTGACGTCGAGCTACGGCATTGAAGGCTTTACCGATGACATCCTTACCGCGTTCCATCGGCATGGCATCAAACGCGTACTGATTGCCTACGATGCCGATGAAGCGGGCAATAGCGCGGCGGAAAAGCTCTCCGCGCGTCTGATCGCCGAAGGCTTCGACACCTATCGCTGCCGCTTCCCGAAGGGCATGGACGCGAACGCGTATGCGGTGAGCGTGCAGCCGGCGAGCAAATCCCTTGGCCTGGTGATCCGGCAAGCCGAGTGGTTGGGTAACGGCCAGCCGCCGCAACGCACCGAGACGGTTCCGATGGTGGAAACGCCCGCTGTTCCTGCTGAACTTCCTTCTTTAGTCGCTGCTTCTGCTCCGGAAACTGACGAAGCCGCAGCGCCGGAGCTGCCAGCACACCGCGTGCCGCCGAGTGTTCCGCCGGTGCCGGTGGAAATCGTCAATGACGAAGTCCGCATCACGCTGGGCGATCGTGGCTATGTCGTGCGTGGTGTGGAAAAGAACCTGTCCTACGAACAGCTGAAGGTGTGGATCAAGGCCACGTGTGGCAGCTTCGTCCACATCGACACCGTCGAGCTATACGCCGCGAAACAGCGCGGCGGCTGGATCAAGCAAGCGAGTGCGGAACTGGGCATCTCGGAAGAGGCGGCTCGCTCGGATCTGGCCGCGGTGCTGCGCGTGGTCGAGCAGCGGCAAGACGAGCTGATCCGGCAGAAATTGAAGCCGGCCGAAGCGAGTTCCGCGCCGACGTTGACACCCGATCAGCACAACGCCGGCCTGACGCTGCTGCGCGATCCCGACTTGATCGAGCGCATCGTGCGCGATGTGGAAGCCACGGGTGTGGTGGGCGAGGCGAGCAATGCGCTGGTCGCATACCTGGCCTGTGTCAGTCGCAAGTTGGAAAAGCCCCTCGCCATCCTGATCCAGTCGACCAGCGCGGCCGGCAAATCGACCTTGATGGATGCGTTGCTCGCACTGATGCCCGAGAGCGAACGCGTGCACTACTCGGCGATGACGGGGCAAAGCCTGTTTTATCTGGGCGAAACCAGCATGAAGCACAAGATCCTCGCCATCGCGGAAGAGGAGGGGGTTCGGCAGGCCGCGTACGCGCTGAAGGTGCTGCAATCGCAGGGCGAACTGACGATCGCCTCGACCGGCAAGGATCCGACGACGGGCCAGCTGGTCACGCAGGAATACCGGGTCGAAGGCCCGGTGATGCTGTTCCTGACGACGACCGCGATCGATATCGACGAAGAGCTGTTGAACCGGTGCCTGGTTCTCACGATCAACGAAAGCCGTGAGCAGACCGCGGCGATCCAGGCCAAGCAGCGATCTGGTCGCACGCTGGAAGGTCTTCTCGCGAAAGCCCGCACCGATGACCTGCTGGCCGCCCATCGTGCGGCACAGGCGCTGCTGCGGCCGTTGGCGGTGGTGAATCCCTTCGCCGAACAACTGACCTTTGCATCGGATCGCGTGCGCCTGCGCCGCGATCATGCGAAGTACCTGGCCCTGATCGACAGCATCGCGTTGTTGCACCAATACCAGCGGCCGGTCCGCTCGGTTGTCCACGGCGGAAAGACCGTCGAATACATCGAGGTCAGCGCTGCCGATATCGCGCTGGCCAATCGCTTGGCCCACGACGTGCTCGGCCGTTCGCTGGATGAACTGCCGCCGCCGACGCGGCGGTTGCTGAGCCAGGCCGTCGCGTACGTGGACACGTGCGCGCAGGCGCAGGCGATCCCGCGCACCGGCGTGCGCTTCACGCGCCGTGCGCTGCGCGAGCACACGGGCCTGAGCGAAGCGCAGGTACGCGTGCACCTGGATCGCCTGGTCGAGCTGGAATACGTGCTCGCGCACGCCGGCCGCAACGGCCAGCGCTTCGTCTATGAACTGGTGTTCGATGGTGATGTGCAGCGCAGTGCACCGCAGCTGATGGGTCTGGCGTCTGTGGGTACGACGGTCAACCTCGCGGCCGGAAGCACTGACCTCGTGGGCACCTCGTGGCCGGCTCGTGGTGACCTTGTGGCCACCTCGCGGACCATCGAAACAGCGCGTATCGCCAGTGTTGCCGCGGGATCTTCTTCTCTAGTCGCTGCTGTCGAGCAGAACGCACCTCTTACCGGTGAGAAAACACCGTCGTCGTACCGTAACGGGGTGTCGTACCCGCTGCCGCCCGTGGTGGAACACTGA
- a CDS encoding helix-turn-helix domain-containing protein gives MTAIPHWLVDLDMHGIAERLKRLREERGLTQTRLAELLGMAARSYNRWERGGHVPSLEMLIKAADVLQVSLDELVGRTATSSAPTIRNAELQQLVYEVDELPDREQQALIVVIDGLVKSAQVSRAVSRRTAGAKRIPGRTRD, from the coding sequence ATGACTGCCATTCCTCACTGGCTTGTCGATCTGGATATGCATGGCATCGCCGAACGCCTGAAGCGTCTGCGTGAAGAACGCGGACTGACGCAAACACGCCTGGCCGAGTTGCTCGGCATGGCGGCACGCAGCTACAACCGATGGGAGCGCGGAGGCCATGTGCCTAGCCTTGAGATGCTGATCAAGGCCGCTGATGTGCTCCAGGTGAGCCTGGATGAACTGGTGGGTCGAACCGCGACCAGCAGCGCGCCGACTATCCGCAATGCCGAACTGCAACAGCTGGTCTACGAAGTAGACGAGTTGCCTGACCGCGAACAGCAAGCGCTGATCGTGGTAATAGACGGGCTCGTGAAGAGCGCACAGGTCTCTCGGGCGGTAAGTCGCCGCACTGCCGGCGCGAAGCGCATTCCAGGCCGCACTCGCGACTGA